In one Planktothrix tepida PCC 9214 genomic region, the following are encoded:
- the serA gene encoding phosphoglycerate dehydrogenase, with translation MPKVLVSDSIDQVGIDILCQVAQVDVRIGLPPEELVRIIPEYDALMIRSGTRVTQEIIEAGDNLKIIGRAGVGVDNVDVPAATRKGIVVVNSPEGNTIAAAEHALAMMLSLSRYIPDANQSVKSGKWDRKSFIGVEVYKKTLGIVGLGKIGSHVATAAKAMGMKLLAYDPFISQERADQIGCRLVDLDLLIRESDYITLHIPKTKETYHLFNADIFSKMKPTARLINCARGGVINEADLAVALTNGQLAGAALDVFENEPLEADSPLRELGSKIVLTPHLGASTEEAQVNVAIDVAEQIRDVLLGLPARSAVNIPGLYPDVLEKLKPYLQLAETLGNLVGQLAGGRVDFLDVRLQGELAGTNSQAVVVAALKGLLSKALRERVNYVNASIEAKERGIRVIETRDAALTDYTGSLHLEAKGSLGSHSVTGALLGDQEIRITSVDDFPINVPPTRFMLFTLHRDMPGIIGKIGSLLGSFNVNIASMQVGRKIVRGEAVMVLSLDDPLPEGLLAEIMKVSGIRDAYTVTL, from the coding sequence ATGCCGAAGGTTCTTGTCTCCGATTCGATTGATCAAGTTGGTATAGACATCCTCTGCCAAGTCGCTCAGGTGGATGTCAGAATAGGTTTACCCCCAGAAGAACTGGTGCGGATTATTCCAGAGTATGATGCTTTGATGATCCGGTCTGGAACTCGTGTAACCCAAGAAATTATTGAAGCTGGCGATAACTTAAAAATTATTGGTCGCGCGGGTGTGGGTGTCGATAATGTAGACGTTCCCGCCGCTACCCGCAAAGGGATTGTTGTTGTCAACTCCCCCGAAGGAAATACCATTGCTGCGGCTGAACACGCTTTGGCGATGATGCTGTCTCTGTCTCGCTACATTCCCGATGCTAACCAATCTGTTAAAAGTGGAAAGTGGGATCGTAAAAGCTTCATTGGTGTAGAAGTTTATAAGAAAACCCTAGGCATTGTGGGTTTAGGTAAAATTGGTTCCCATGTCGCGACGGCGGCTAAAGCGATGGGGATGAAATTATTAGCTTATGATCCCTTTATTTCCCAAGAACGGGCGGATCAAATTGGCTGTCGGTTAGTGGACTTGGATTTGTTGATTCGCGAGTCCGATTATATTACGCTGCATATTCCCAAAACCAAAGAAACCTATCATCTGTTTAACGCGGACATCTTCTCTAAAATGAAGCCGACAGCCCGCTTAATCAACTGTGCTAGAGGGGGGGTGATTAATGAAGCCGATTTAGCCGTCGCCTTAACAAATGGCCAACTAGCCGGGGCTGCCCTCGATGTCTTTGAGAACGAACCCCTAGAAGCCGATTCTCCTCTGCGGGAATTGGGATCTAAAATTGTGCTCACCCCTCACCTGGGAGCCTCTACAGAGGAAGCCCAAGTCAATGTGGCGATCGATGTTGCCGAACAAATTCGGGATGTGTTACTGGGCTTACCAGCCCGCTCTGCGGTGAATATTCCAGGGTTGTATCCCGATGTTTTGGAAAAACTCAAACCCTATCTGCAACTGGCTGAAACCCTAGGTAATTTAGTCGGTCAGTTAGCCGGAGGTCGGGTAGACTTCCTGGATGTGCGGTTGCAAGGGGAACTGGCTGGAACCAATAGCCAAGCGGTGGTTGTGGCAGCCCTCAAAGGGTTACTGTCCAAAGCTTTACGCGAACGGGTGAACTATGTTAACGCCAGTATTGAAGCCAAAGAACGGGGAATTCGAGTGATTGAAACCCGTGATGCTGCCTTGACGGACTACACGGGATCACTGCATTTAGAAGCGAAGGGCTCATTAGGTAGTCATTCGGTGACGGGAGCTTTATTAGGGGATCAGGAAATTCGGATTACCAGTGTTGACGATTTCCCGATTAACGTGCCCCCGACCCGCTTTATGTTATTTACGCTTCACCGGGATATGCCGGGAATTATTGGCAAAATTGGCTCCCTTTTGGGCAGTTTTAATGTCAATATTGCCAGTATGCAAGTCGGACGTAAAATCGTTCGGGGTGAAGCTGTTATGGTTTTAAGCCTTGATGATCCCTTACCTGAAGGACTGCTGGCGGAAATCATGAAAGTTTCTGGTATCCGCGACGCTTATACGGTAACGCTTTAA